From the Corticium candelabrum chromosome 2, ooCorCand1.1, whole genome shotgun sequence genome, one window contains:
- the LOC134176341 gene encoding tyrosine-protein kinase receptor TYRO3-like translates to MVTGIEPATQDFQVSANLLAKVEEVLINPDRLHIGKNIGKGNFGCVFKAVVDLTKTVAVKCLSDASRMETVIEFIKEGLQMKDLDHPNVVTLIGISWNKDGTQNTLRNSPLIVLPYMELGDLNNFLKKYRFRNFFRKNTSIDISQLLKFSLQIARGMEYLAGKRIIHRDLATRNCMIDWDLNLRVADFGLSSVLAAGKDYYRSGKRRPLPVKWMAPESLSDLIFTSMSDVWSYGVTLWEIITFAKHPYPGLDNTHVLEYIAGGARMKIPNGCPHKIYNIMLRCWEEEPLTRPSFTVIAGELEEILVVLVGYIHVNPSKSIDVIYSEIVVDDEIGPSENENGLVTQED, encoded by the exons ATGGTGACAGGAATAGAGCCGGCTACTCAAGACTTTCAAGTGAGTGCTAACTTACTTGCTAAAGTAGAAGAAGTGCTGATAAATCCAGACCGACTACACATCGGCAAGAATATTGGAAAAG GAAACTTTGGCTGTGTATTCAAGGCAGTAGTCGACTTGACGAAAACTGTTGCAGTAAAATGCTTGTCGG atGCGAGCAGGATGGAAACTGTAATTGAATTCATTAAGGAAGGTCTGCAGATGAAAGATTTAGACCATCCCAACGTTGTGACCTTAATTGGCATCTCCTGGAACAAAGACGGCACTCAGAATACATTGCGCAATTCTCCACTCATAGTGCTACCATACATGGAGCTCGGAGACTTAAACAACTTCCTCAAAAAATACCGTTTTCGCAACTTCTTTAGAAAA AATACATCTATTGATATTTCTCAACTTTTAAAGTTTTCTCTCCAGATAGCAAGAGGAATGGAATATTTAGCTGGCAAAAGAATAATTCATCGCGATCTAGCTACAAGAAACTGCAT GATCGACTGGGACTTAAACCTAAGAGTCGCTGATTTTGGTCTATCTAGTGTACTTGCTGCCGGAAAAGATTATTATCGTTCAGGAAAGCGAAGGCCGCTTCCAGTGAAGTGGATGGCTCCGGAGAGTCTATCAGATTTAATCTTTACATCAATGTCAGACGTG tGGTCGTATGGTGTGACGTTGTGGGAGATCATAACGTTTGCTAAACATCCGTATCCGGGACTTGACAACACTCATGTCCTAGAATACATTGCTGGAGGAGCAAGAATGAAGATACCAAATGGATGTCCACATAAAAT ATACAACATTATGTTGCGATGCTGGGAGGAAGAACCGCTTACCCGTCCATCATTTACTGTCATAGCTGGAGAGCTTGAAGAGATTCTTGTGGTTCTGGTGGGATACATTCACGTAAATCCAAGCAAATCAATTGACGTCATCTACTCTGAAATAGTTGTTGATGACGAGATTGGGCCTTCTGAGAATGAAAACGGCCTTGTTACGCAAGAGGATTAG